Proteins co-encoded in one bacterium genomic window:
- a CDS encoding FG-GAP repeat protein — translation MRVSRLLLIVILAAAGVASAQLPDSARYRGENRNRYFLAKYGGPYWAEITGGNTDFNGDGRPDLCLGIQEIGEPDRVEILLTDPYFFGMDTMSSDATLAQHHIIRFSVPGSSSDFGVALAGGDFNGDGVGDLAIGAPMADTLAGTGNGAIYILYGAESFAPGSYTLGTAAEAPRTSETLILGDDDADHLGSAMTAGDLNGDGIDDLFIAAPDGDPGGRGRAGEGYVIWGSPILPNQIIDLDTTTSGLDAVSPAGELRIFGDDTMDQFGGSSAIGDVDGDGWNDLFATSQGTADAYILYGPLTSGTLTLDTDGAIGPAGETRILGDDEGFGADGALADFDGAEGLDLFTSSRNSTNVTITILPGTSALRGEIVDLDTDAATSAWNEIRLLLPTTDSDAYRAAPVHLLGTATPQIIYGDFAWAEGASTMVGHVVAYDYPFTSWGVIHTLTSADDFFTLSGRSEDDNLGLPPGMFADFDGDHFEDAFAYAPSSNIFRTDFMVIEGDGATDAGGAQRYSPVGTGLVPPVRLGHSGVAIDYSDGDGADNGAGGASQTTLVHYYTDEHLGMLGDESETANVAWQLTTDRVGWTSASLTLSYNPDEIAGLVEGTLALCQTDDPTTNSWVQVADATFYLKRNRVTAPVTELGWFAIKGQPTGIIIDGTLDDAYGPPIAVQGVSTGFGDQSAGILMESGSELNALYMANDDEFLYVFMAGNLESNGNVMGFFLDDASQPDTGENEIPWISWVYDNWFAYGYMNGCVLPTGMNADYYFGFKFFDTYNNGTADWTFHEVDFRQQEERSTDDFDSGATTNPMIDARQGIRIGMNNANVDGVGDGWQSNFEFVGTDPALVTTGIEVAIPLDRLPDLQVGDDIRALAYVGNYVSDYLSNQFLPTMDPPDTNIGNTPLDLNDYGIGYASYRFAGAAGEEKPLNVVVTSDSPSPTEDSPIPATATFRRAVTGFEASDMVVTNATVENFQSTDGRIYTFDLVPDSVLERIEVSIPAGVAEDGNAVPNVASSGPFIRDYDANAPYMTSPLAPASTQQVPATVLPVRFSVTFSEPVLGMDKNAMDMTFPGDAGASNFYMSGSGAGPYTIVVTTVTEYGDITAAFVPGAITDTTGNAFDSTGVSATIRYMDAADVVGWMAK, via the coding sequence ATGCGTGTCTCACGTCTGCTGCTGATCGTTATTCTTGCGGCCGCCGGGGTCGCTTCCGCGCAGTTGCCGGATTCGGCGCGATACCGCGGCGAAAACCGCAATCGCTACTTCCTTGCGAAGTACGGCGGGCCCTATTGGGCCGAGATAACGGGCGGAAACACCGACTTCAACGGCGACGGCCGACCCGATCTGTGTCTCGGCATCCAGGAAATCGGAGAACCCGATCGCGTGGAGATTCTCCTCACCGATCCGTACTTCTTCGGCATGGACACGATGAGTTCCGACGCCACACTCGCCCAGCACCACATCATCCGATTCAGCGTTCCCGGAAGTAGCTCGGACTTTGGCGTCGCCCTCGCAGGCGGTGATTTCAACGGCGACGGAGTTGGCGACCTGGCCATCGGTGCGCCGATGGCGGACACACTGGCCGGCACGGGGAATGGCGCGATCTACATTCTGTACGGTGCGGAGAGCTTCGCGCCGGGATCGTATACGCTCGGGACCGCCGCGGAAGCCCCAAGGACAAGTGAAACTCTTATCCTCGGCGATGACGATGCGGATCATCTGGGCAGCGCAATGACCGCCGGCGATCTGAACGGCGATGGCATCGACGACTTGTTCATCGCAGCGCCGGACGGCGATCCGGGAGGACGGGGACGCGCCGGCGAAGGTTATGTGATCTGGGGCTCTCCCATCTTGCCGAATCAGATCATCGATCTGGATACGACGACGAGTGGATTGGATGCCGTGAGTCCCGCCGGCGAGTTGCGCATCTTTGGCGATGATACCATGGATCAGTTCGGTGGCTCGTCGGCGATCGGCGATGTCGACGGGGACGGATGGAACGATCTGTTCGCAACCTCGCAGGGAACCGCCGACGCGTACATCCTCTATGGCCCGCTTACATCCGGGACGTTGACGCTCGATACCGACGGCGCCATCGGTCCGGCGGGGGAGACGCGAATCCTCGGCGATGATGAAGGATTCGGGGCCGACGGAGCGCTCGCGGACTTCGATGGCGCAGAAGGCTTGGACCTCTTTACGTCCTCACGCAACTCCACGAACGTGACCATCACGATTCTGCCGGGAACGTCAGCACTCCGCGGTGAAATCGTAGACTTGGACACCGACGCCGCCACCAGCGCATGGAACGAGATCCGGTTGCTGCTACCGACGACGGATTCCGACGCCTATCGCGCGGCACCCGTGCATCTTCTCGGAACCGCTACGCCGCAGATCATCTACGGCGATTTCGCCTGGGCGGAAGGCGCATCCACCATGGTCGGGCATGTGGTTGCGTACGATTATCCGTTCACGTCGTGGGGAGTGATCCACACGCTGACCAGTGCGGATGATTTCTTCACGCTCTCCGGCCGCAGCGAGGACGACAACCTGGGCTTGCCGCCCGGGATGTTTGCAGATTTCGACGGCGATCATTTCGAAGACGCCTTCGCATACGCACCCAGTTCCAATATCTTCCGCACAGATTTCATGGTGATCGAGGGCGACGGCGCGACGGACGCCGGTGGCGCGCAACGCTACTCGCCGGTCGGCACCGGCCTGGTTCCCCCCGTACGTCTCGGGCACTCGGGAGTCGCGATCGACTATTCCGATGGCGATGGCGCGGACAACGGGGCTGGTGGAGCCTCGCAGACTACGCTCGTGCATTACTACACCGACGAACATCTGGGAATGCTCGGCGATGAATCTGAGACAGCAAACGTCGCGTGGCAACTGACCACCGACCGCGTGGGCTGGACGAGTGCCTCGCTGACCCTTTCCTACAATCCGGATGAAATCGCCGGCCTGGTCGAGGGCACGCTCGCTCTCTGCCAGACTGACGATCCGACAACAAATTCGTGGGTTCAGGTCGCCGATGCGACGTTTTACTTGAAGCGCAATCGCGTGACGGCGCCCGTGACGGAACTTGGCTGGTTCGCGATCAAGGGACAGCCGACCGGCATCATCATCGATGGAACGCTGGACGATGCATACGGTCCTCCGATCGCCGTTCAAGGCGTCAGTACAGGATTCGGCGATCAATCGGCCGGCATTCTGATGGAGAGCGGCAGCGAGCTGAACGCGCTCTACATGGCCAACGATGACGAGTTCCTCTACGTCTTCATGGCCGGGAACCTGGAATCGAACGGCAACGTGATGGGGTTCTTCCTGGACGATGCCTCCCAACCCGACACCGGCGAAAACGAGATTCCGTGGATCAGTTGGGTCTACGACAATTGGTTCGCGTACGGCTACATGAACGGCTGCGTACTGCCGACGGGTATGAACGCGGACTATTACTTCGGATTCAAGTTCTTCGACACGTACAATAACGGCACGGCCGACTGGACATTCCACGAAGTCGATTTCCGTCAGCAGGAAGAACGCTCGACCGACGACTTCGACAGCGGCGCCACAACCAATCCAATGATCGATGCGCGTCAGGGAATCCGCATCGGCATGAACAACGCAAACGTCGATGGTGTGGGGGATGGATGGCAGAGCAACTTCGAATTTGTCGGCACCGATCCGGCTCTGGTGACAACCGGTATCGAGGTCGCAATTCCGCTCGATCGTTTGCCCGATCTGCAAGTGGGCGACGATATTCGCGCCCTGGCGTACGTCGGCAACTACGTGAGCGATTATCTCTCGAACCAGTTCCTGCCGACAATGGATCCTCCCGATACGAATATCGGCAACACGCCCCTGGATCTGAACGACTACGGAATCGGTTACGCCAGTTATCGATTTGCCGGAGCCGCCGGCGAGGAGAAGCCGCTCAACGTCGTCGTCACTTCGGACTCTCCAAGTCCGACGGAGGATTCACCGATTCCCGCAACCGCGACATTCCGGCGTGCAGTCACGGGCTTTGAAGCAAGCGATATGGTCGTCACCAACGCCACAGTTGAGAACTTCCAATCCACCGATGGTCGCATCTACACGTTCGATCTTGTTCCGGATTCGGTGCTGGAGCGAATCGAAGTCTCGATCCCGGCCGGCGTGGCCGAGGATGGGAACGCCGTTCCGAATGTTGCCTCCAGCGGACCGTTCATTCGCGACTACGATGCAAATGCGCCGTACATGACGTCTCCGCTCGCCCCGGCCTCGACCCAGCAGGTCCCGGCGACGGTTCTTCCGGTGCGCTTCTCGGTGACTTTCAGTGAGCCCGTGCTGGGCATGGACAAAAACGCCATGGACATGACCTTCCCCGGGGACGCCGGCGCCTCCAACTTCTACATGTCCGGCTCGGGGGCCGGGCCCTACACGATCGTCGTGACCACCGTGACGGAATACGGCGATATCACGGCCGCTTTCGTTCCCGGAGCCATCACGGACACTACCGGAAATGCATTCGATTCCACCGGGGTCAGTGCCACGATTCGTTACATGGACGCTGCCGACGTGGTTGGTTGGATGGCGAAGTAA
- the tmk gene encoding dTMP kinase, with protein MDERKPSSRYKRTDNGLLVAVEGIDGAGKTTQCLMLRDWLHEQGVGCSMFHEPTHGPIGEELRRLARSGRLEPQQEFEYFRKDRIYDVETNIAPALARGEVVIMDRYYISSIAYQGALGLDAAEIQAANEAIAPRPDLIFLLDAPVRDALGRVIERDDAGPNLFEREEYQLEVQRRFALLDMPGICRINAARGISEVHEEMREIVPLPPYDFFGAPKREG; from the coding sequence GTGGACGAACGGAAGCCCTCTTCTCGCTACAAGCGCACGGACAATGGCCTGCTGGTGGCCGTCGAAGGAATCGACGGTGCCGGCAAGACGACCCAGTGTCTGATGTTGCGCGATTGGCTGCACGAGCAGGGCGTCGGCTGCTCGATGTTCCATGAGCCCACCCACGGCCCGATCGGCGAGGAACTGCGGCGCCTGGCCCGCAGCGGACGCCTCGAACCGCAGCAGGAATTCGAGTACTTTCGCAAGGATCGCATCTACGACGTGGAGACGAACATCGCGCCGGCGCTGGCCCGGGGCGAGGTGGTGATCATGGATCGCTACTACATCTCGTCGATCGCGTACCAGGGCGCGCTCGGGCTCGACGCGGCGGAAATCCAGGCCGCCAATGAGGCGATTGCTCCGCGACCGGACCTGATCTTCCTGCTAGATGCGCCGGTGCGCGATGCGCTCGGCCGCGTGATCGAGCGCGACGACGCCGGACCCAATCTGTTCGAGCGCGAAGAGTACCAACTCGAAGTCCAGCGGCGGTTCGCGTTGCTCGACATGCCGGGAATCTGCCGGATCAACGCGGCCCGAGGCATCTCAGAGGTCCACGAAGAGATGCGCGAGATTGTGCCGCTTCCCCCATACGATTTCTTCGGAGCACCAAAGCGCGAAGGCTGA